The genomic DNA GTTAAAAAAATTAAAAGTCTATGCCCGCTCAAAATCCAAAAGTCTATCAATTGAATAGTTGAAAATATCATTTTTTTGTTCAGTCAAGATTCGTTATGAGTTCTTTTAACAATAATTTATAACAGAATAGTGACGAATAGTTTAAAAATGCATACATCATTCCTATACTTGGATTTTTTTTAACAAATAAATGACTGAGGAAAATTTAATCTCCAAAGTAAAGTGTAAAAATTGCATAATCTGATATTTATCATACCTTTGATAGTCAAGCTATCAACTATTTTTTTGCAAATAATTATAGGTCATAAATAGTTCTTAAATTTGTATTTTATATTGAATCAGCTTTTAGCTATTCTAAAATGAATTATAGTATTGTATTGATTTGGCATGTATTTTGATAATGTCATCAATCTATACTTAAAAATATAAGTCACATTAAAAACGAAAAAAGTATTCTAATGAAATGTATTCAAAAAAGTGAGTGTAAAAAATCATTTAAGAGTTTTAGTGTTTTTGCCGTGTTATCTATTCTTGCAATTTTTTCATTAACTCAATGTACCAAGGATCCGGTAAGGGGCTGGACTTATTTTACAGAATCCCCTTCACCACCTGAAATTGTAAGTTTGACTTCAGTTATTAAGAATTGCTCACCACCTTATCCGGTTACCTTTTTTCAACAAACAGAAAATCTACTTGGTAATGTTAATTATCTATGGGATTTTGGTGACGGAACAACTTCTATTGAACAAAACCCGACTCATATCTACCAAACTCCAGGTGATTATACTATCACTTTGGTTATATCAAACGAGGTAGGTGCAGATACAGCTGTCCTTGAAGTACCGGAGCTTTCTCAAACATCTATACCCGTTGAAGCCGGATTTGCTTATACTCATTTTAATAACAATAATTTTGCGCCAAACAAAATAGAATTTTCTAACTTTTCTTCCGGAGCCAATATTTTTGCCTGGGATTTTGGTGATGGTAGTCAGGATAATGATGATGACCCGGTACATATATTTCAAAATTCCGGACAGTATACCGTTAAACTGAAAGGGACATGTACTGATGGCACATATGATGAAGTAACACAACAAATATTTATCAGCCCGGCACCACAAAGAATTTTCATAGATTCTATCAATTTAATGTTGCCTTCTCAATACAGAAACAGACTTATTTACATAGAGGTCTACCATAACACTACTTTTGTTGGAGCTACAAATGCCAGAACTCCAAGTAGTTATCCGGTAAAATTCAGAGCATCTCAACATTTTCCGGGAGGCTATTTCTTTGACTTTGTAAACTACGGCCAAAATGAAGTATTTAAGTTTGTGATTTTAAGAGAAAGAACGGATGAACCCCCTGAATTTCTTTATGAAATCACGCTTTCCCCCTATGCAATTCAAAATAATTTTTATCCGAAAGCATATTTTCAGATTGAACACGTACCTGTCTTAAAAGATGTTTTTATTGACTTATACATGAGTTATTAAATAGAAAATAGTAATTATGAAAAAGCAGTTTTTATTTATCATTTTGTTTCTATTTTTTGGAAAAGCTTTATTTTCCCAGGCTAACATTAATTATCTGGATAAACAACCGTACTTAATGATAAGTGCGGGGCCATTATTCCCGGGTGAAAGATTCAGCAGTTCATCAGAAAATGGATTATTTGCTAAAAATGGATTTTTGATTGGTGCAGATATAAATTATATTATTTCTCATGGAATTGGCATAGGCTTTAACTATGAGTATAATAACTTCGGTTTTAATCAGGATGCTTTTTTTGAGTATAGCGGTGCAAATTTTATGCAGCGGGAAAAGAATTATGCATCTTCTAAGTTTGGGTTAAATTTATTATTGAATTTACCGCTACAACTTGGTTCGGAAGATTGGGTAATTAATCTTTATGCTAAAGGGAAAGCCGGTTTGAGGACAATGAACATTCCGGAGATTGATCTGCAGTATAATGAAATCACTAATAAATATGTAGAAGTATCTTACAGACCCCGCTCCGGAACTTTTGGATATTTGGGCTATAGCGCCGGTCTGCAACTATTTTTTCTGCAGAAATACGGGGTAAATCTTTCTTATACTGAAGTGATGGGCTCTCGTCATAGTATCAATTATTCAGTAAGGAAGTTTGATGCTGCCGGCCAATTATATGAGCTTGATGATTTCATTAATGACAGATTGGATCATTACGGTTTTCAAATTGGATTTATCCTGTTGTTTACAAATTAAGTTTTCTTTATTCAAAGAAGAACTTATTCAGTCCTGATTAAAATATTAAGCTGAAAGTTTCATTCAGTAACTTTCGGAAAAGATTAAAGCTGATAATTGATAGTTTAGAAATAAAAACCAAACTTCAATATGATTTATTTCAAGCTAATGGTTTCAACGGGGCTTATCTGTTCATCAATTAATGTTTTTCGCTTTTCCTTTCTTGCAGCAGGAAACAATACATTGTTTAAAATCAAGCGGTAACCGGGTGAGGTTGGGTGTAAGCTTAAATCTGTAGGCGGGTCTCCAACAAAGTGACGATAATCTTCAGGGTCGTGACCACCGTAGAAAGTCCACATGCCGTAACCAAAAGTACCGTGTATATATTTTGCTTCATTTAAACCGGCATTTTCTCCTAAAATGGTAACATTCGGCTTAATGTGATCTTTTCGGAAAGCAGTAGTTTGCCCCATAAATCCTTTTATTACCCTTTTATGACTTTGGGTTAACATTGTTGGAACCGGGTCCCACTTGGCAGAAAATTCAAATAAAGTAAATACATCCATTTCTTGACGTACCTGAGGTCTTCTGAAGTTTGCATCAATAGTTGAATGTTGATACTCGTATGGATCCATTCGTAACTGAAAGTCTTTAAATGCAAGTGTATTCGAAAAATCAAGCTTTTCCTGAGCCTGTGGATCAGGAGGGTCACCATCAAACATATAGTCTACTATATCTACATTTTTTGCGGCAAGTGCAATGTCATAAGTATCGGTAGCGGAACACATAGCAAACATAAAACCACCACCGGAGACAAAGTCTCTTATTTTTAAAACAACACCTAATTTCATGTCAGAAACCTTACTGAAACCATTTCTCTGAGCCATACTTTCCAAATCAGCAACCTGATCTTTATACCATTGAGCATGTCTGTACGCACGATAAAATTTTCCGTATTGCCCTGTAAAATCCTCATGGTGTAAGTGTAGCCAATCATATTTCGGCAATTCATCTGAAAGAATCTCATCATTATAAATTACATCGTAAGGAATCTCAGCATAAGATAATGCTAATGTTACGGCATCGTCCCAGGGCTGTGCGGTTTTGGGTGAATAAACGGCAATTTTAGGCGGCGTTTCTAATTGAATAACATCCATATTAGCCTCAGGATGACTAATTTCCTGAACTATTCGGGTGTAAGCTGCTGAAGGCACTATTTCGTAATTAACTCCACGTAACCGACATTCTCTTTCAAATGCATCAACCCGGCGGAAAGCAAAACTTCCTCCGCGATAGTTTAACAGCCAGTCAACTTTAACATCTTTTTCTAAGACCCAGTATGCGATACCGTAAGCTTTAAGATGTTCCCGCTGACTATCATCCATCGGGATTAAAATATAGGAAGCATAAAGCCCCGAGATGCTAAATACGAAAAAGAGAGTGAAAAATATTTTTTTCATAATGCCATTTTTTGGATCCTGAAATTATGTATGAAATTACAATTTTGACTTTTACATTTTGAATACAGTACTTTTAACGTAAACTACCTTCTTAATATTTGACGAAAAAGTAGTTTAAGCTAAGCAGACACAACAGAGTTTCTTTACACAAAAGAAAGTTTACATATTCCTTCTGTATTGCCCTCCGATTTCAAAAAGCGCTTTTGTAATCTGACCAAGTGAAGCATACTTTGTAATATTCA from Chitinophagaceae bacterium includes the following:
- a CDS encoding asparagine synthetase B, whose translation is MKKIFFTLFFVFSISGLYASYILIPMDDSQREHLKAYGIAYWVLEKDVKVDWLLNYRGGSFAFRRVDAFERECRLRGVNYEIVPSAAYTRIVQEISHPEANMDVIQLETPPKIAVYSPKTAQPWDDAVTLALSYAEIPYDVIYNDEILSDELPKYDWLHLHHEDFTGQYGKFYRAYRHAQWYKDQVADLESMAQRNGFSKVSDMKLGVVLKIRDFVSGGGFMFAMCSATDTYDIALAAKNVDIVDYMFDGDPPDPQAQEKLDFSNTLAFKDFQLRMDPYEYQHSTIDANFRRPQVRQEMDVFTLFEFSAKWDPVPTMLTQSHKRVIKGFMGQTTAFRKDHIKPNVTILGENAGLNEAKYIHGTFGYGMWTFYGGHDPEDYRHFVGDPPTDLSLHPTSPGYRLILNNVLFPAARKEKRKTLIDEQISPVETISLK
- a CDS encoding PKD domain-containing protein, producing the protein MKCIQKSECKKSFKSFSVFAVLSILAIFSLTQCTKDPVRGWTYFTESPSPPEIVSLTSVIKNCSPPYPVTFFQQTENLLGNVNYLWDFGDGTTSIEQNPTHIYQTPGDYTITLVISNEVGADTAVLEVPELSQTSIPVEAGFAYTHFNNNNFAPNKIEFSNFSSGANIFAWDFGDGSQDNDDDPVHIFQNSGQYTVKLKGTCTDGTYDEVTQQIFISPAPQRIFIDSINLMLPSQYRNRLIYIEVYHNTTFVGATNARTPSSYPVKFRASQHFPGGYFFDFVNYGQNEVFKFVILRERTDEPPEFLYEITLSPYAIQNNFYPKAYFQIEHVPVLKDVFIDLYMSY